The genome window GGCTCGCTCCGCTCGCGCAGGCTGGACCGTACTTTTTCATCAGCCTGACTAGGCAGGATACTCAGCTGGCCCTCAGAAACGAAATGTCGACGTCGGGGATGCGGACCCGGGCGATGGTCCCTCGTTCCGGTGCCGCTTCGAGCTCGAGCTGACAGCTCTCTCCGTAGATGACCTTGAGGCGCTCGTTGACGTTGCTCAGCCCGATGCCCAGGCCCTCACCCTCCGCGCCGTTCTCGGGAAAACCGCTCCCGTTGTCCTCGATCTCCACGACCGCACTGCCCAGGGAGCGTCGTGCCCGAATCACGATGCGTCCGCCTTCGAGCCGGGAGGCGATCCCGTGTTTGACCGCGTTCTCCACCAGCGGCTGCACGATCATCGACGGGACATAGGAATCGAGCGCGGCCGAATCCACCTCCTTTTCGACGACGAGCTTGCCGCTTCCGAAGCGTACCGATTCGATGTCGAGGTAGGCATCGATGAACTCCAGCTCCTCCTTCAACGGGATGAAATGCTCCTGCTCCTGGAGGAGCTTCCTGAGAATGCTGGAAAGCTTGCGGATGAGCATGCGGGCCACTTCGGGGTTCGTCCGGGTCGCCGAGGCGATCGAGTTCAGAGTGTTGAATAGAAAATGCGGGTTGATCTGACTCGAGAGAGCCTGGAGCCTGGCGCGTACCACGAGCACTTCCTGCTCGGCGAGCTTGTGCTCGAGCCGGACGCT of Vicinamibacteria bacterium contains these proteins:
- a CDS encoding histidine kinase, yielding MSADQLVMVTILVKLGVMASIASLLIRFGAFKRLLYKAELSLREKLVFALLSGMLLSVGVVVRLLLNYGAADLSLSGTLLVGLLTGPLTGASVGLMVGAPAAIKGELLALPLGVLYGVSAGVVRRFCRKEDIWSFSPLIFLNLYRIGKTAIRDRVFDWQIAIFAVTLALESLRIFVGSEVDPPLVFHLSSDNAWVMIAIYISTLAALGIPIKIWNSVRLEHKLAEQEVLVVRARLQALSSQINPHFLFNTLNSIASATRTNPEVARMLIRKLSSILRKLLQEQEHFIPLKEELEFIDAYLDIESVRFGSGKLVVEKEVDSAALDSYVPSMIVQPLVENAVKHGIASRLEGGRIVIRARRSLGSAVVEIEDNGSGFPENGAEGEGLGIGLSNVNERLKVIYGESCQLELEAAPERGTIARVRIPDVDISFLRAS